In the Siphonobacter curvatus genome, one interval contains:
- a CDS encoding glycosyltransferase has translation MKAIDRNSAKQFDSIICVSQTPWQGKFQNSAVQLLTVLSERYRILYVDYPYTVKDLVAGLRGKRQVPVKALTRVENPLTQLSLGPNRSVHVWTPPVLFPINWMSAASHDTFLPLNTGRLIKGLRGVMQQLGMQKPLVINAFNPVLGLPLVHQLHEFATIYYCFDEISAEAWMGKHGTRYEQEFMKQVDAVITTSEALYRMKSQTQPHTFCVKNGANFDLFNQAYALRQQQPAERTIVGYLGTADNRIDTKVVGYCARTMPHVEFQFVGLIVDPRVQEELSVYPNVRFIPSVPPQELPPILAQWKAGMIPFVCNEHTYTIYPLKINEYLAAGLPVVSTPFSILDDFSDAIAIAATPEAFQQSLGQRIAEDTPEKQRQQVALAQANSWERRAEEFEAVFEQVKAVKSQL, from the coding sequence ATGAAGGCAATCGACCGTAATTCCGCCAAACAGTTCGATAGTATCATTTGTGTCAGCCAGACTCCCTGGCAGGGAAAGTTTCAAAACTCAGCCGTTCAACTCCTGACTGTACTTTCCGAACGTTACCGAATCCTGTACGTAGACTACCCCTACACGGTAAAAGATCTCGTTGCGGGTCTGCGAGGTAAACGTCAAGTCCCTGTTAAAGCCTTAACTCGGGTAGAAAACCCACTGACGCAGCTTTCGCTGGGACCGAATCGGAGCGTTCACGTATGGACACCGCCGGTATTATTTCCCATCAACTGGATGTCGGCGGCTTCGCACGATACCTTTCTGCCCCTCAATACAGGTCGTCTTATCAAAGGCTTGCGAGGCGTTATGCAGCAATTGGGTATGCAAAAGCCGCTGGTCATTAACGCGTTTAATCCCGTGTTAGGACTGCCTCTGGTGCATCAGCTTCATGAGTTTGCTACCATTTATTACTGCTTCGACGAGATATCCGCCGAGGCCTGGATGGGAAAACACGGGACTCGGTACGAACAGGAATTTATGAAGCAAGTAGATGCGGTCATTACTACTTCTGAAGCCCTGTACCGCATGAAATCCCAGACGCAACCCCATACGTTCTGCGTAAAAAACGGGGCTAATTTTGACTTATTCAATCAAGCTTACGCCCTGCGTCAGCAACAACCTGCCGAACGGACCATCGTGGGTTATCTGGGTACGGCCGATAATCGGATTGATACGAAGGTTGTCGGGTATTGTGCCCGTACGATGCCGCACGTGGAGTTTCAATTTGTAGGACTAATCGTGGATCCGCGGGTTCAAGAAGAATTATCCGTTTATCCGAACGTACGATTTATTCCCTCCGTTCCTCCCCAGGAACTACCCCCCATACTGGCTCAGTGGAAAGCAGGGATGATTCCCTTCGTGTGTAACGAACATACCTACACCATCTATCCGCTCAAAATCAATGAGTACTTAGCGGCGGGGTTACCAGTAGTATCTACGCCTTTTTCGATTCTGGACGATTTTAGCGATGCCATCGCTATTGCCGCAACCCCTGAAGCCTTTCAGCAAAGCCTCGGTCAACGCATAGCCGAAGATACGCCCGAGAAACAACGGCAGCAGGTTGCGTTGGCTCAGGCAAATTCCTGGGAACGACGGGCGGAAGAGTTTGAAGCCGTATTTGAGCAGGTGAAAGCCGTCAAAAGTCAGCTTTAG
- a CDS encoding sugar transferase, with protein sequence MSVVTHPPLRILYVEPDSSASDTFKQAFAEPLNIWQLTSAEEALAALKDHYPADAVIISYEAQAISFLKQLRSIPWLSALPVIVTVPTLNNTYKQEVLQAGGNDLYPKDFSRGDLLTRLHYFVRKSQLLALQPTRMPRFRVRVTWWKRFIDVTTTGLALLLLSPLFLLVALLIRIDSKGPIIYRSKRVGGGYKVFDLLKFRTMRTDADKLVKEMAAFNMYNKVEEVPEKEQFALCAECVYSGKNTCQRMLYLDNEEVCEKVYLQRKHNKAAFMKFGNDPRITRIGRFLRNSSIDELPQLINIFRGDMSLVGNRPLPLYEAEKLTSDQYIQRFAGPAGLTGLWQVTKRGKGKQDMSEEERMQLDIEYAKNYSFWMDVKIILKTFPALIQSENV encoded by the coding sequence ATGTCTGTTGTTACCCATCCACCTTTACGTATCCTGTACGTAGAACCTGATAGTAGTGCGAGTGATACGTTTAAGCAAGCGTTCGCTGAGCCATTGAATATATGGCAGCTTACCTCTGCGGAAGAAGCATTGGCAGCACTGAAAGACCACTATCCGGCCGATGCTGTGATTATAAGCTACGAAGCTCAGGCTATTTCATTCCTGAAGCAGCTTCGGTCTATTCCCTGGTTGAGTGCGCTACCGGTTATTGTAACCGTACCTACCCTGAACAACACCTACAAACAAGAGGTGCTTCAAGCAGGAGGTAATGATCTATACCCCAAAGACTTTAGTCGCGGTGATCTGCTCACTCGACTTCATTACTTCGTTCGGAAAAGTCAGCTTCTGGCTCTACAGCCGACGCGTATGCCTCGTTTTCGCGTACGCGTGACGTGGTGGAAACGCTTCATTGATGTGACCACTACGGGTCTGGCCCTGCTCCTGCTTTCGCCCCTGTTCTTACTGGTGGCCCTCTTGATTCGTATCGATTCCAAAGGACCTATTATTTATCGCTCTAAACGCGTAGGTGGCGGTTATAAGGTATTCGATCTGCTTAAGTTTCGGACCATGCGTACCGATGCCGACAAACTCGTGAAGGAAATGGCTGCCTTCAATATGTACAACAAAGTAGAAGAAGTGCCTGAAAAAGAGCAGTTCGCTTTGTGTGCCGAGTGCGTGTATAGCGGCAAGAATACCTGCCAGCGAATGCTGTACCTCGACAATGAGGAAGTTTGTGAGAAGGTATATCTCCAGCGGAAACACAACAAAGCGGCGTTCATGAAGTTTGGCAACGACCCCCGTATCACGCGAATTGGTCGGTTTTTGCGGAATTCCAGTATTGATGAATTGCCACAACTCATTAACATCTTCCGGGGCGATATGTCGCTGGTCGGCAACCGTCCCTTACCGCTTTACGAAGCGGAAAAACTGACGTCTGATCAATACATTCAGCGTTTTGCGGGCCCCGCCGGACTGACGGGCCTTTGGCAAGTGACCAAACGTGGAAAAGGCAAGCAAGACATGTCGGAAGAAGAACGCATGCAACTGGATATTGAATACGCTAAAAACTATTCGTTCTGGATGGATGTAAAGATTATTCTGAAAACTTTCCCGGCTTTAATTCAATCCGAAAACGTATAA
- a CDS encoding glycosyltransferase, which produces MNYSFPEVTLLVTHYNRSGSLEHLLTSYRQIGCQFGDTVVSDDGSKPEHVEKLRELQQIFNFQLITTPQNRGLGNNINKGQDAVKTPLTLYVQEDFEPSTDFPLHFNHALELMQANKNLDYIRFYAYIPYPYLRPYAYNFSEMYLPAFGIDYTKIYAYSDHPHLRRSTFLQKFGRYAEGIKGDRMEYRMCISFLQKGGKGLFYNDYQSLFTQRNSAAEPSTMTRSALTQSNNKLIALVRDVYRQIKYNYDIHFMRT; this is translated from the coding sequence ATGAATTATTCCTTTCCCGAGGTTACCTTACTGGTAACCCACTATAACCGAAGTGGTTCACTGGAGCATTTGCTGACTAGTTATCGGCAGATCGGTTGCCAGTTTGGAGATACGGTGGTGTCAGACGACGGCAGTAAACCCGAACACGTAGAGAAACTTCGGGAACTCCAGCAAATATTTAACTTTCAGCTCATTACCACGCCGCAAAACCGAGGCCTTGGTAACAATATCAATAAGGGCCAGGATGCGGTAAAAACGCCTTTGACCCTGTACGTTCAGGAAGACTTTGAACCCAGTACGGATTTTCCGCTGCATTTTAACCACGCCCTGGAATTAATGCAGGCGAATAAAAACCTGGACTACATTCGGTTTTACGCCTACATTCCCTATCCCTACCTGCGGCCCTACGCGTACAACTTTTCGGAGATGTACCTTCCTGCCTTTGGTATCGATTACACGAAGATTTATGCCTACAGTGACCATCCTCACCTGCGTCGGAGTACGTTTCTGCAGAAGTTTGGTCGCTACGCAGAAGGCATTAAGGGCGATCGGATGGAGTACCGGATGTGCATTTCGTTCTTACAAAAAGGCGGGAAGGGTCTGTTTTACAATGACTACCAGTCGCTGTTTACGCAACGCAATTCAGCCGCCGAACCGAGTACCATGACCCGCAGTGCATTGACGCAAAGTAATAATAAGCTGATTGCTCTGGTACGGGACGTCTACCGGCAGATTAAATACAATTACGATATTCATTTCATGCGAACGTAG
- a CDS encoding glycosyltransferase family 2 protein: MGTHFAEVTLLITHYNRSQSLQRLLQGFEELNCTFGQIVVSDDGSKPEHLQVLQSLQHSHTFDLITTPVNKGLANNINKGQDAVKQPYTLYVQEDFIPKQAFATHFQDALQLMHQNERLDIIRLYAYFPYPYLKPYEKGFSEMVFKGQLWNMDHLKFYYYSDHPHLRRNTFFQKFGRYKEGTNSDQAEFQMCLSFIKHDGKGLFFDAFTTLFDQANSSSEPSTATFRADWKQNSTPWVRMLRWGYLKYRFLKNTVQLLTYQR; this comes from the coding sequence ATGGGTACTCATTTTGCTGAGGTTACGCTATTGATTACACACTACAATCGTAGCCAGTCGCTGCAACGGTTATTGCAGGGTTTTGAGGAATTGAACTGTACATTCGGTCAGATTGTCGTTTCCGACGATGGTAGCAAACCTGAACACCTGCAGGTACTCCAATCGTTGCAACATTCGCACACATTCGATTTGATTACGACGCCCGTCAATAAAGGACTGGCGAATAATATCAATAAAGGCCAGGATGCTGTCAAACAGCCCTATACGCTCTATGTGCAGGAAGATTTTATTCCAAAGCAGGCCTTTGCCACGCATTTTCAGGATGCCCTGCAGTTAATGCATCAGAACGAGCGTTTAGACATCATCCGACTGTATGCTTACTTTCCCTATCCCTACCTAAAGCCGTACGAAAAAGGATTTTCGGAGATGGTATTTAAAGGCCAGCTCTGGAATATGGATCACCTGAAATTTTACTACTACAGCGATCACCCTCACCTGCGTCGGAATACATTCTTTCAGAAGTTTGGCCGCTATAAGGAAGGCACTAACAGTGATCAAGCCGAGTTTCAGATGTGTCTGTCGTTCATTAAACACGACGGGAAAGGCCTATTTTTCGATGCTTTCACCACCCTTTTTGATCAGGCGAACTCGTCTAGTGAACCCAGTACGGCGACATTCCGGGCCGATTGGAAACAGAATTCCACGCCCTGGGTGCGAATGCTGCGATGGGGGTATTTGAAATATCGGTTTTTGAAAAATACCGTCCAGTTACTGACCTATCAACGCTAA
- a CDS encoding TolC family protein, whose translation MKAFFFLSRHYAGRLFAKVFLLGFMLEVSTVSVQAQEATQSMMQDISYPYLEKLIEIAKANYPRSKSFKERVGIADLGIRRAKVAYFDALSVSYLYSPANTPTYITNPTSPVPTVVNPNWFNNYQIGLLLNIGSILQKTPLLKQARGEKKVAEYEQQAFDLNLEADVKQRYFAYIQRRAVLRVKHELQLDIESMLKDVKYKFEKGEQSLENYNNVLVMYSDNNQQLIIAESEVLISKTRLEELVGEKLENIKLDQ comes from the coding sequence ATGAAAGCGTTTTTTTTTCTTAGTCGCCACTACGCAGGTAGGCTGTTTGCGAAGGTATTCTTGCTGGGATTTATGCTTGAAGTAAGTACTGTTTCGGTACAAGCTCAGGAAGCGACTCAGTCGATGATGCAGGATATCTCCTATCCCTATCTCGAAAAATTAATCGAAATAGCTAAAGCAAATTACCCCCGTAGTAAGTCGTTCAAAGAACGCGTAGGTATTGCTGACTTAGGCATCAGAAGAGCCAAAGTAGCCTATTTTGACGCCTTGTCTGTTTCCTACCTCTACAGCCCGGCCAATACGCCTACGTACATTACCAATCCTACCTCTCCCGTACCAACGGTAGTTAACCCGAACTGGTTTAATAACTATCAGATTGGCCTGCTACTGAACATAGGATCCATCTTACAGAAAACTCCGCTTTTGAAACAGGCCCGAGGAGAGAAAAAAGTGGCCGAGTACGAGCAGCAAGCCTTTGATCTTAATTTAGAAGCTGACGTCAAGCAACGCTATTTTGCCTACATCCAACGACGAGCCGTTTTACGCGTCAAGCATGAATTGCAACTGGATATAGAGAGCATGCTGAAGGACGTAAAATATAAATTTGAAAAGGGTGAACAAAGCCTTGAAAACTACAATAACGTGTTGGTGATGTATTCGGACAATAATCAGCAACTGATTATTGCTGAAAGTGAGGTGCTCATCTCTAAAACCCGACTGGAAGAACTTGTGGGGGAAAAACTTGAAAACATCAAGTTAGATCAATAA
- a CDS encoding glycosyltransferase yields the protein MDVRTLAYNLWLLLQLSIGYNLVLPVVLLVGYLIRKAFVSKRQSAPLTLEPDYAIIVTAYEQTVLLPSVVASLLKLNYTNYVIYIVADKCDISTLHFDDPRVQLLRPEQVLASNTRSHFYAIQRFIRPHERLTIIDSDNLVDPEYLNELNRYFAQGFTAVQGIREAKNLDTTFSCLDAARDIYYHFYDGKVLFEVGSSATLAGSGMAFTTELYRASLEHLDVTGAGFDKVLQNAIVGAGHRIAFTESAIVYDEKTAKSDQLVKQRARWINTWFKYFSYGFGLIFKGLTTFNWNQFVFGLILLRPPLFIFLLLSVVFMLINVWVAPTLALVWFLGLLTFVAGFFIALLLSDTHPKIYKSLWNIPRFMLYQIMALLKVRKANQISVATKHGSSE from the coding sequence ATGGATGTACGTACCCTAGCTTATAACCTGTGGCTACTGCTGCAATTAAGTATCGGATACAATCTGGTTTTACCCGTAGTTTTACTGGTAGGGTATCTGATTCGAAAAGCTTTTGTTTCCAAACGCCAGTCCGCTCCGCTAACCCTTGAGCCGGATTACGCCATTATTGTTACGGCTTATGAACAAACGGTGCTGTTACCCAGCGTAGTAGCTTCTCTGCTGAAATTAAATTATACGAATTACGTCATTTACATTGTGGCCGATAAGTGTGACATCAGTACCTTACACTTTGACGATCCCCGGGTGCAACTGCTCCGGCCGGAGCAAGTACTGGCCAGTAACACCCGCTCCCATTTTTACGCCATCCAACGGTTTATCCGGCCGCATGAACGGCTCACGATTATCGACAGTGATAACCTGGTTGATCCGGAGTATCTCAATGAGCTAAATCGTTACTTCGCTCAGGGTTTCACCGCTGTACAGGGAATTCGGGAGGCAAAAAATCTGGATACTACGTTCTCCTGTCTGGATGCTGCCCGGGATATTTACTATCATTTCTACGATGGTAAGGTGCTTTTTGAAGTAGGTTCTTCGGCTACGTTAGCGGGCTCAGGTATGGCCTTTACTACGGAATTGTACCGGGCCAGCCTGGAACACCTGGACGTGACGGGAGCAGGTTTTGACAAAGTATTACAAAATGCCATTGTAGGGGCTGGCCACCGCATTGCCTTTACGGAGTCAGCCATCGTATACGATGAAAAAACGGCCAAATCGGATCAATTGGTCAAGCAACGGGCTCGCTGGATTAATACCTGGTTCAAGTATTTTTCGTACGGGTTCGGTTTGATTTTCAAAGGCCTCACCACCTTCAACTGGAACCAGTTTGTATTTGGACTCATCCTGTTACGGCCACCGTTGTTTATTTTTCTGCTGTTGTCGGTGGTTTTTATGCTCATCAACGTATGGGTGGCTCCGACCCTGGCTCTGGTATGGTTCCTGGGTTTACTCACCTTCGTAGCTGGGTTTTTCATAGCCCTGCTCCTATCTGACACGCATCCGAAAATTTACAAGTCGCTCTGGAATATTCCCCGGTTTATGCTTTACCAAATCATGGCTTTGCTAAAAGTTCGAAAAGCCAACCAGATTTCAGTGGCAACCAAACACGGTTCTTCCGAATAG
- a CDS encoding exopolysaccharide transport family protein, translating to MADFIRFLNFLYKKKWLLLAVPLLTVIAAYFLVQKLPDEYTSTARIATGLVDKTDQGFTGGGNEQQSEVTQKFDNIIQSMQLKNTLNMVSYRLILHDLTQPAKAFHKPSKPVQELSSTEKSRAIAIFNQKLSTQQDLFIESPEEKKLLNILQSMHYDTDAISGNLTVSRVKDSDYIRVEFDGDDPEFTAFVVNTLCTDFISRYSIRLQTSNDRSIEFLEKFMNEKMRNLTGLMDQLKQYKIKNRVLNLNEQARSMYGQIIDFETRREVAIKDVVAYTAALKNIDNKFNPSDRRYLESTLAAINQNIVVTKQQLRAANDIYFRSNFDPKYKARLDSLQNKLTTQINQSTDSYIYNPLVAKTELVSQKLNMEIALELAQNSIATVEKELVRLNRKFDGLVPNEAKIQEFETSIDIASKEYIEALQRYNNAKMQSQQITQLKLIEKALPGTLTPSKKVILIVFSGIISFVLCLLILFLVFYLDNSIHDAKQLANSTDIPVIGTLHKIDTSSDLTQLWHDPSPSKSVLTYRNALRSIRFELDHELTTGKVIALTSLRPEEGKTTLLLSLAHAFAMINKRVLIVDGNFSSTHSTSLTPKAVYVEDFLHTTMPLESLYVENGIYSLSNNRGDYSLFELASETHIAAKIAELKSYFDVILIETPALETRNKAKEWIQFADKVVAVYEAHTTIRDSHTPGIQYLKSLGDTLVGWVLTKATTVS from the coding sequence ATGGCAGATTTCATTAGATTTCTTAATTTCTTATATAAAAAGAAGTGGCTGCTGCTGGCAGTCCCCTTACTAACCGTCATTGCCGCCTATTTCCTGGTTCAGAAACTCCCCGACGAGTACACATCAACGGCACGAATTGCGACGGGGCTAGTGGATAAAACGGATCAGGGATTCACGGGCGGTGGCAACGAACAGCAGTCGGAAGTAACGCAAAAGTTTGACAATATCATACAGAGTATGCAGCTGAAGAATACCTTAAATATGGTTTCTTATCGGCTCATTCTGCATGATCTTACCCAGCCCGCCAAAGCTTTTCATAAACCCAGTAAACCCGTACAGGAGCTGAGTTCCACTGAAAAGAGTCGGGCTATTGCCATCTTTAATCAAAAGCTTTCTACCCAGCAGGATCTTTTCATTGAAAGTCCCGAAGAAAAGAAGTTACTGAATATTCTGCAATCCATGCATTACGATACGGATGCTATTTCCGGTAACCTCACGGTTTCTCGGGTGAAGGATAGTGACTATATCCGGGTTGAATTTGATGGCGATGATCCTGAATTTACGGCTTTTGTGGTCAATACCTTATGTACAGATTTTATCAGTCGCTATTCCATTCGATTACAGACGAGTAATGATCGTTCCATTGAATTTCTAGAAAAATTCATGAACGAAAAAATGCGGAATCTGACCGGATTGATGGATCAGCTGAAACAGTATAAAATTAAAAATCGGGTTTTAAATCTCAATGAACAAGCCCGAAGCATGTATGGTCAAATCATTGATTTCGAGACACGTAGAGAAGTAGCTATTAAGGATGTAGTCGCGTATACGGCAGCCTTGAAAAATATTGATAATAAATTTAACCCCAGCGATCGGCGGTACCTCGAAAGTACGCTGGCGGCCATTAACCAGAACATTGTTGTAACCAAGCAGCAGTTAAGAGCGGCGAATGATATCTACTTCCGTTCCAATTTTGACCCTAAATACAAAGCTCGCCTTGATTCGCTTCAGAATAAACTGACCACCCAGATCAATCAATCGACGGATAGTTACATTTACAATCCTTTGGTGGCCAAAACGGAGCTGGTGAGTCAGAAATTAAACATGGAGATTGCCCTGGAGCTGGCTCAGAATAGCATTGCAACGGTTGAAAAAGAGTTAGTTCGCTTGAATCGGAAATTTGATGGGTTAGTACCCAACGAGGCGAAGATTCAGGAATTTGAAACCAGTATTGATATTGCCAGTAAGGAATACATTGAGGCTTTGCAACGCTACAACAATGCCAAAATGCAATCCCAGCAAATTACGCAGTTGAAGCTCATTGAAAAAGCTTTGCCGGGTACCTTAACGCCTTCTAAAAAAGTAATCCTCATTGTTTTCTCGGGAATTATCAGTTTTGTTCTCTGCTTGTTGATTCTCTTCCTGGTTTTCTATCTGGATAATTCGATTCATGATGCTAAACAACTGGCCAATTCAACTGATATTCCAGTCATTGGAACGCTCCATAAGATTGATACCAGTTCGGATCTAACGCAATTATGGCATGATCCGTCCCCGAGTAAATCCGTACTAACGTATCGGAATGCTTTACGTTCGATACGGTTTGAACTCGATCATGAATTAACTACGGGCAAGGTTATTGCCTTAACCAGCTTACGACCGGAAGAAGGGAAAACAACGCTGCTTTTAAGTCTGGCTCATGCGTTTGCCATGATTAATAAAAGGGTCTTGATTGTAGATGGAAACTTTAGCAGTACCCACAGCACTTCCCTCACTCCTAAAGCCGTATATGTGGAAGATTTCCTGCATACAACCATGCCTCTGGAATCACTGTACGTTGAAAACGGCATTTATTCCCTGAGTAATAATCGGGGTGATTACTCCCTCTTTGAGCTGGCCAGCGAAACGCACATTGCCGCTAAAATTGCTGAACTAAAAAGCTATTTCGATGTCATACTGATCGAAACGCCGGCTTTAGAAACGCGAAATAAGGCGAAAGAATGGATTCAGTTCGCCGATAAAGTAGTGGCCGTTTACGAAGCCCATACTACGATTCGAGATTCACACACTCCAGGCATTCAGTATTTAAAGAGTCTGGGCGATACCCTGGTAGGCTGGGTATTAACTAAGGCGACTACGGTATCTTAA
- a CDS encoding acyltransferase, giving the protein MALKHYIDSNPGLKKLVHWLLIPSGEARPRRWVSWFVNPFVHRKHRSAIVRSSARMDVLPFKQFALGAKSVIESYCVINNGVGDVIIGDHCTIGISSVVIGPVQIGSDVIMAQHVTVSGLNHVYEDVRTPIHRQPIVTAPIVIEDECWIGANAVLTAGVTIGRHSVVAGGSVVTKDVPPYSVVGGNPARLIKQYDAATQQWVRTPKA; this is encoded by the coding sequence ATGGCATTGAAGCACTATATTGATTCTAATCCAGGCCTTAAAAAGCTGGTTCACTGGTTACTTATTCCCTCGGGTGAAGCCCGGCCCCGGCGTTGGGTTAGCTGGTTTGTGAATCCCTTTGTACACCGGAAGCACCGCTCGGCTATTGTTCGATCATCGGCTCGCATGGACGTACTTCCTTTTAAACAATTTGCCCTGGGAGCCAAAAGCGTGATCGAGTCGTATTGCGTAATCAACAACGGCGTAGGCGATGTAATCATTGGCGATCATTGTACCATTGGGATTTCTTCCGTGGTTATCGGACCGGTACAGATTGGATCAGATGTTATTATGGCTCAGCACGTGACGGTATCCGGACTGAATCACGTCTACGAAGATGTACGTACGCCCATTCACCGCCAGCCGATTGTGACGGCTCCCATCGTGATTGAAGATGAATGCTGGATCGGGGCGAACGCTGTCCTTACGGCGGGCGTAACCATTGGTCGGCATTCCGTCGTAGCGGGCGGTAGCGTAGTAACCAAAGACGTGCCGCCGTATTCGGTGGTCGGTGGTAATCCAGCCCGCCTGATCAAACAATACGACGCCGCTACGCAACAGTGGGTACGGACACCCAAAGCCTAA
- a CDS encoding acyltransferase family protein translates to MKHRFDVLDIFRGIFASLVVLFHMALSSDTPLLNNQFIDHADVFVDFFFVLSGFVITYRYQAIATTQDFSLYFSKRILRIYPLHLFMLAIFLIMEVTKKYMTSYVHINQLDNENNNVVTFFTSLFLLNSVKLFGVKDLSWNIPSWSISAEMISYFFFGVCMLFIAQVKLTRWKKEVYALVVLLSIAILYAVTGAFRMNYGYDYGFLRGLIGFFTGAVCFCVFQQVYPRWHTGKESWFSVAEFLSVVLIFLAIYFGAYLKDIGVVYDLIFFIPILIFSFEKGFVSKFLKRIPFLHKVGLYSYSIYLTHPFTLSIFNILFIRILHFQKEDYSYLFILNYTFIFLFARWTYHHVEMKFKDYKWLDSLRGSPKRTLPDQH, encoded by the coding sequence ATGAAACACCGATTCGATGTACTAGATATTTTCAGGGGTATTTTTGCCTCTTTAGTGGTATTATTCCACATGGCTCTATCGTCCGATACGCCCTTGCTTAACAACCAATTCATTGATCACGCCGATGTTTTCGTTGACTTTTTCTTCGTTCTCAGTGGCTTTGTGATCACGTATCGCTATCAGGCCATTGCTACCACGCAGGATTTTTCGCTGTATTTCAGCAAGCGTATTCTTCGTATTTATCCGTTGCATTTATTCATGCTGGCGATCTTTCTCATTATGGAAGTAACGAAGAAATACATGACTTCCTACGTTCACATTAACCAGCTTGATAATGAAAATAACAACGTCGTTACTTTCTTTACTTCCTTGTTTTTGCTCAACTCAGTCAAGCTATTTGGAGTCAAGGATTTGAGCTGGAATATACCCAGCTGGTCGATCAGTGCCGAAATGATTTCCTACTTTTTCTTCGGCGTTTGTATGCTCTTCATTGCTCAGGTAAAATTAACTCGCTGGAAAAAGGAAGTCTACGCACTGGTTGTTCTACTCAGTATTGCTATTCTTTACGCAGTAACCGGAGCTTTTCGAATGAATTATGGCTATGATTACGGTTTCTTGCGAGGACTCATTGGCTTTTTTACGGGGGCCGTCTGTTTTTGTGTGTTCCAACAGGTGTATCCCCGCTGGCATACCGGCAAAGAGTCCTGGTTTAGTGTGGCCGAATTCCTCTCCGTAGTCTTGATCTTTCTGGCTATTTACTTTGGGGCGTATTTGAAGGATATAGGCGTCGTATATGACCTCATCTTCTTCATTCCAATCTTGATTTTCTCTTTTGAAAAAGGATTCGTTTCCAAATTTTTAAAACGAATTCCCTTTTTACATAAAGTTGGGTTGTACAGTTACTCCATTTACCTGACACACCCCTTCACCCTGAGTATTTTCAACATTCTATTTATTCGAATTTTACATTTCCAGAAAGAGGATTACAGTTATTTATTTATTCTCAACTATACCTTTATTTTCCTTTTTGCCCGCTGGACGTACCATCATGTAGAAATGAAATTTAAGGATTATAAGTGGTTGGATTCCCTACGTGGTTCCCCCAAAAGGACCCTTCCGGACCAGCACTAA